The Hyperthermus butylicus DSM 5456 genome includes a region encoding these proteins:
- a CDS encoding Sjogren's syndrome/scleroderma autoantigen 1 family protein has translation MTTSVPRDPKVMKKMADLLRAGATMLAETCPICGLPLFRLRSGEIVCPIHGRVYIVRDESEAARVEVQGVLEELEKVVARSIGETLSREGLTAESLERLKDLLDVLERVERILALVRETRSSTNGESRRQTSTGRERRE, from the coding sequence ATGACGACTAGTGTTCCGCGCGACCCGAAGGTTATGAAGAAGATGGCTGACCTGCTGCGTGCCGGCGCTACCATGCTCGCTGAAACCTGCCCCATCTGCGGGCTTCCACTGTTTAGGCTTAGGAGTGGCGAGATCGTATGCCCCATCCATGGCAGGGTGTACATTGTCCGTGATGAGAGCGAGGCTGCACGTGTCGAGGTTCAAGGTGTACTCGAGGAACTCGAGAAGGTGGTTGCACGCAGTATAGGCGAGACATTGTCCCGTGAAGGGCTTACAGCAGAGTCTCTGGAGAGGCTAAAGGACCTACTCGATGTGCTTGAAAGGGTTGAACGTATACTTGCGCTGGTTCGTGAGACTAGAAGCAGCACCAACGGTGAGAGTAGGAGGCAGACTAGCACTGGGCGGGAGCGGAGAGAATAG
- a CDS encoding SDR family oxidoreductase, with translation MPFNITGMKVLVTASTRGIGRGVAEVLLEEGAHVVINGRTRESVEKALEALRGKGRVYGIAADLSVREDVERLVKEAARLMGGLDAVVYIAGPPRPGKFEQLGLEDWELAARLLALSAVWIAYYSLPYLKESKNPSMVYLTSVATREPLEDLALSNTMRIAVHGLVRTLARELGKYGIRVNAVMPGYILTDRIRQIAEKRAKERGVPVEQIYQEMASTIPLGRIGEPREVGYLIAFLISPYASYINGASIPIDGGYLRSVF, from the coding sequence ATGCCCTTCAACATTACAGGTATGAAGGTGCTCGTAACAGCTTCTACCCGTGGCATAGGCCGCGGCGTCGCCGAGGTCCTCCTCGAGGAAGGAGCTCACGTTGTAATTAATGGCCGCACCAGGGAGAGCGTGGAGAAGGCTCTTGAGGCGCTCCGTGGTAAGGGTAGGGTTTACGGTATTGCCGCCGATCTCTCGGTCAGAGAGGACGTTGAGAGGCTTGTAAAGGAGGCTGCAAGGCTGATGGGTGGCCTAGATGCTGTTGTGTACATTGCTGGGCCGCCACGGCCCGGGAAGTTTGAACAGCTAGGTCTAGAGGATTGGGAGCTTGCTGCTAGGCTACTTGCCCTAAGCGCTGTCTGGATAGCCTACTACTCTCTACCCTACCTCAAGGAGAGCAAAAACCCATCGATGGTCTACTTGACCAGTGTTGCCACGAGGGAGCCCCTGGAGGACCTTGCACTCTCAAACACTATGCGTATTGCTGTCCATGGACTCGTGAGAACTCTCGCAAGAGAGCTTGGAAAGTACGGTATCAGGGTTAACGCGGTAATGCCGGGCTACATTCTCACCGACCGAATTAGGCAGATAGCTGAGAAGAGAGCAAAGGAGAGAGGTGTACCTGTCGAGCAGATATACCAGGAGATGGCGAGCACCATACCTCTCGGCAGAATCGGCGAGCCTCGAGAGGTCGGCTATCTCATAGCATTCCTCATAAGCCCCTACGCCTCCTACATTAACGGTGCCTCCATACCAATCGATGGCGGCTATCTACGCTCGGTATTCTAG
- a CDS encoding UbiD family decarboxylase — translation MRNLDGALAPVLEHLVKKGASIVWAEGRLSRVYEAARFAAQLDGRAVAVYNIKELPYVFASNIVYSRKILYMLLEADSDMSAYEKILSLKPESLARGEFSDYFEEAGSGLDLLPALRFYEGDGGLYVTSSIFIACNGKACNASIHRIMVSDDYSYAAVRVVPRHLYRILMERGGSTPVAVVVGVDPRIMLAAALSPPFGVFELELAAALTGGLRVCETPRYRLPVPCGASMVIEAVLGPERRSEGPFVDLLGLYDNVRSEPELKVESIYVNKVYEPVLHAILPGGTEHKLFMGFPREASIYDAVRRVVPRVVKVRLTPGSGMWLHAVISIEKQHDGDGKNAGLAALAGHPSLKHVVVVDADIDPDDPQQVEWAIATRLQADRGIVIVSHARGSTLDPSAVDGLTAKLIVDATVPIGERSRYTRPIIPGS, via the coding sequence ATGCGTAATCTAGATGGTGCGCTTGCCCCGGTACTAGAGCATCTGGTCAAGAAGGGTGCATCAATAGTCTGGGCAGAAGGTAGGCTCAGCAGAGTCTACGAAGCTGCAAGGTTTGCTGCACAGCTTGATGGACGTGCAGTAGCTGTCTACAATATTAAGGAGCTACCCTATGTTTTCGCTTCAAACATAGTATATAGTCGCAAGATACTATACATGCTCCTCGAAGCCGATAGTGATATGTCAGCTTACGAGAAAATATTATCGCTAAAACCAGAGAGCCTTGCTAGAGGCGAGTTTAGCGATTACTTTGAGGAAGCAGGCTCGGGGCTGGATCTGCTGCCAGCACTGAGATTCTATGAAGGTGATGGAGGACTATATGTGACATCATCGATATTCATAGCGTGTAATGGTAAAGCTTGTAATGCGTCGATACATCGTATAATGGTTAGCGACGACTATAGTTATGCAGCTGTTAGGGTTGTCCCACGCCACCTCTACCGGATACTAATGGAGCGTGGTGGCTCGACACCTGTAGCAGTCGTTGTGGGTGTGGATCCCAGGATAATGCTTGCAGCTGCACTCAGCCCTCCATTTGGAGTCTTCGAGCTAGAGCTTGCTGCAGCACTAACTGGAGGGCTTAGGGTTTGCGAGACCCCCAGGTACAGGCTGCCAGTTCCTTGTGGGGCATCCATGGTTATAGAGGCTGTACTTGGGCCAGAGCGGCGCTCCGAAGGACCCTTTGTAGACCTGCTAGGACTCTACGATAACGTACGCAGCGAGCCGGAGCTGAAAGTAGAGTCTATCTACGTAAACAAGGTATACGAGCCCGTGCTACACGCTATACTGCCGGGAGGTACGGAGCACAAGCTATTCATGGGTTTCCCTCGCGAAGCCTCGATATACGATGCTGTACGCCGTGTTGTGCCGCGTGTGGTAAAGGTTAGGCTTACACCTGGTTCGGGTATGTGGTTACATGCTGTCATTTCGATAGAAAAACAGCATGATGGAGATGGCAAGAATGCTGGGCTTGCAGCGCTAGCAGGCCATCCAAGCCTAAAGCACGTAGTGGTGGTTGACGCGGACATAGACCCTGATGACCCCCAACAAGTGGAGTGGGCTATAGCTACGAGGCTCCAGGCGGACCGTGGCATAGTCATAGTCTCCCATGCGAGGGGGTCAACACTCGACCCAAGTGCTGTCGACGGGCTAACAGCCAAGCTCATCGTGGATGCTACTGTACCCATTGGGGAGAGGAGCAGGTACACTAGGCCCATAATACCGGGATCATAG
- a CDS encoding ribbon-helix-helix protein, CopG family: protein MQRIVTFKIEEELLALLDRYAKSRRLTRSEVIREAIEKLLESEGIRVPKKPSPPRYDPRALVIEVAI, encoded by the coding sequence ATGCAGCGTATTGTCACATTTAAGATCGAGGAGGAGCTACTAGCGTTACTCGATAGGTATGCTAAGTCCAGGCGTCTAACTAGGAGCGAGGTCATACGTGAGGCTATTGAGAAGCTATTGGAGAGCGAGGGTATACGTGTTCCTAAAAAGCCTTCTCCGCCACGCTATGATCCACGAGCCCTAGTTATCGAGGTTGCTATCTAG
- a CDS encoding aconitase X catalytic domain-containing protein → MYLTREEERMLSGEYGEAVRKALTVIVRVGEALGAERLVEITHAHVSGISYFNIGDVGLEFIEELARMGGRVRVHATFNPTGIPLSEEGLWEDNAILVGAAEAEKQLRIIRALTRMGFKFTATCIPYKLRRPRPGEHLAWGESSAVAVANTLYGARTNREGGPVALAAALTGRIYYWGLHLDENRKPTMLIRVKNIVLDELAAGLLGHLVGRSYQDQLPYIDAELEGTRAVISMCGAAAASGNTAMCIVRNYSPEDRGAPEKVETVEVTARDLKAERELVETASLEEADVFFTGCPHHDWSIVHTVLTLLESSGVRRLRKPMWIALPGKLPNWGKNACSQATRQECASATRYMYCCVKA, encoded by the coding sequence ATGTATCTTACACGTGAGGAGGAACGTATGCTTAGTGGCGAGTACGGCGAGGCTGTGCGTAAGGCGCTAACGGTTATTGTCCGTGTTGGAGAGGCTCTGGGCGCTGAAAGACTCGTGGAAATAACCCATGCGCATGTCAGCGGCATATCATACTTCAACATAGGTGATGTAGGGCTAGAATTCATAGAAGAGCTTGCCAGGATGGGTGGCAGGGTAAGGGTTCATGCCACATTCAACCCTACCGGCATACCATTATCCGAGGAGGGATTATGGGAAGACAATGCTATCCTGGTTGGGGCTGCAGAGGCGGAGAAGCAGCTCCGAATAATACGTGCGCTAACCCGTATGGGGTTCAAGTTCACTGCGACTTGTATACCCTACAAGCTGCGACGCCCCAGGCCCGGTGAGCACCTGGCGTGGGGAGAGTCTAGCGCGGTAGCCGTTGCAAATACACTCTACGGGGCGAGGACTAACAGGGAGGGAGGCCCGGTAGCCCTAGCGGCAGCGCTAACCGGTCGCATCTACTACTGGGGCCTTCACCTAGACGAGAATCGGAAGCCAACCATGCTGATCCGTGTGAAGAACATTGTGCTCGACGAGCTTGCAGCAGGACTTCTGGGGCATCTAGTGGGCCGAAGCTACCAGGACCAGCTACCATACATAGACGCGGAGCTTGAGGGTACCCGTGCGGTGATATCAATGTGTGGTGCAGCTGCAGCCTCTGGAAACACGGCAATGTGTATTGTACGCAATTACTCGCCTGAAGATCGTGGAGCACCCGAGAAGGTTGAAACTGTTGAGGTTACAGCGAGGGATTTGAAGGCCGAGCGTGAGCTTGTCGAGACAGCAAGCCTCGAGGAGGCAGATGTATTCTTCACCGGATGCCCTCATCACGACTGGAGCATAGTCCATACTGTCCTTACACTTCTAGAGAGCAGTGGAGTAAGAAGACTCAGGAAGCCCATGTGGATAGCTCTTCCAGGCAAGTTACCCAATTGGGGTAAAAACGCTTGCAGCCAAGCTACGCGGCAAGAATGTGCATCTGCTACCAGGTACATGTATTGTTGTGTCAAGGCTTAG
- the iorA gene encoding indolepyruvate ferredoxin oxidoreductase subunit alpha produces the protein MAYEEVLAPAGSKVLMLGNAAIARGFLEAGVQFAAAYPGTPSTEIVEALSAAARMLGGKPYVEWSVNEKVALEAALGAAISGARAITAMKHVGLNVAADPFFSSAYIGVRGAFVVVSADDPWMHSSQNEQDNRWYGLHAYIPVVEPTGPQDAKEAAKLALKYSEKYRRPFLLRTTTRIAHTRIPVETDEIPVNELEPQGVFEKNPAKWTLVPQHARRMRIELLDFWDRVRRELADFPLNSVEYGGAIAVVGAGLGYRYAREAVKLLGLESEVTLFKLATTVPLPEPIADKILEHETIIVVEEGDPVVEIQLKTTAQERGAKARILGKHGKDTLLRRYGELTLDMVADALAKVTDREPPAWAVEKPEPPRTKIPPRPPVLCPGCPHRSLFYALRRAVNKLRIKPVYSGDIGCYSLGVLPPFEMQDTIICMGASIGAANGMVHVLKDPNSVLIAIIGDSTFYHAGIPPLINAVYNNAPMLVVVLDNRTTAMTGHQPHPGVGISALGTPATEIPIEEVARGVGVEKILVADAFNIRDAEQKLVEALKYVIEKRKPAVVVSRGACILLALSVARRAKVKPPVYYVDEEKCTACGICYTAFNCPAIRRRPDGKAMVDPALCTGCGVCAQVCPFGAFKPSQPPSEEWLKIMRTAKPA, from the coding sequence TTGGCCTATGAGGAGGTTTTAGCACCAGCTGGTAGCAAGGTCCTAATGCTCGGCAACGCGGCCATTGCGCGTGGCTTCCTGGAGGCTGGTGTACAGTTTGCAGCAGCATACCCCGGCACACCCAGCACGGAAATTGTTGAGGCGCTCTCCGCTGCTGCCCGCATGCTCGGCGGTAAGCCCTACGTCGAGTGGAGTGTTAACGAGAAGGTCGCCCTCGAGGCTGCTCTTGGTGCAGCAATAAGCGGCGCGCGGGCCATCACTGCAATGAAGCATGTAGGGCTAAATGTTGCTGCAGACCCCTTCTTCAGCAGCGCCTATATTGGTGTAAGGGGCGCCTTCGTTGTAGTATCAGCCGACGATCCATGGATGCATAGCAGCCAAAACGAGCAGGATAACCGATGGTATGGCCTCCACGCCTATATACCGGTCGTGGAGCCCACAGGGCCCCAGGACGCGAAGGAGGCTGCAAAACTGGCGCTAAAATATAGCGAGAAGTATAGGAGACCATTCCTTCTAAGAACCACTACACGCATAGCACATACGAGGATACCAGTAGAAACCGACGAGATACCGGTCAATGAGCTTGAGCCACAAGGCGTCTTTGAGAAGAACCCCGCCAAGTGGACCCTTGTGCCGCAGCATGCACGCCGGATGCGCATCGAGCTTCTAGACTTCTGGGACCGTGTTAGGAGGGAGCTGGCAGACTTCCCGCTGAACAGTGTAGAGTATGGCGGAGCCATAGCTGTTGTTGGCGCTGGTCTAGGCTATCGTTACGCTAGGGAAGCAGTAAAGCTGCTCGGCCTAGAGAGCGAGGTAACCCTCTTCAAGCTCGCAACTACTGTACCGCTTCCAGAGCCCATAGCAGACAAGATACTGGAACATGAGACCATTATAGTGGTAGAAGAGGGCGATCCCGTTGTAGAGATCCAGCTAAAGACCACTGCGCAAGAGAGAGGTGCAAAGGCGAGAATCCTCGGCAAACACGGTAAAGACACACTGTTAAGAAGGTATGGCGAGCTAACACTAGACATGGTCGCCGACGCCCTCGCAAAGGTGACAGATAGGGAGCCACCCGCGTGGGCTGTCGAGAAACCCGAACCTCCCAGAACGAAGATACCGCCACGCCCACCGGTACTATGCCCCGGCTGCCCACACCGCAGCCTCTTCTACGCTCTCCGCAGGGCTGTGAACAAGCTGAGGATAAAACCGGTCTATAGTGGCGACATAGGCTGCTACAGCCTTGGTGTACTACCGCCATTCGAGATGCAGGACACCATAATCTGTATGGGTGCGAGTATAGGTGCTGCTAATGGCATGGTCCACGTGCTAAAAGATCCCAATTCTGTACTAATAGCGATTATAGGCGACTCGACATTCTACCATGCAGGTATACCACCACTCATTAACGCAGTATACAACAATGCCCCAATGCTAGTTGTAGTCCTCGACAACAGAACCACCGCTATGACCGGGCACCAGCCACATCCAGGCGTAGGCATTAGCGCTCTCGGAACACCAGCCACAGAGATACCTATAGAAGAGGTGGCCCGTGGTGTTGGTGTCGAAAAAATCCTCGTAGCAGACGCATTCAATATACGCGATGCAGAACAGAAGCTTGTTGAGGCGCTAAAATACGTGATTGAGAAGAGGAAGCCTGCAGTAGTAGTGTCAAGGGGTGCTTGTATCCTGCTAGCCCTAAGCGTTGCACGTAGAGCCAAGGTAAAGCCACCAGTCTACTATGTCGACGAGGAGAAGTGTACTGCATGCGGCATCTGCTACACAGCATTCAACTGCCCAGCGATTCGGAGGAGGCCAGACGGCAAAGCCATGGTTGACCCAGCACTCTGTACAGGCTGCGGTGTATGTGCACAAGTATGCCCGTTTGGCGCGTTTAAACCGAGCCAACCACCGAGCGAGGAGTGGCTCAAGATAATGCGCACAGCCAAGCCCGCATAA
- a CDS encoding DUF402 domain-containing protein translates to MATPARRIPRVRVRGIYATALTKLVIDMGFQVVQPSRIIADRFSLPMLTLPADVTIKDSDNNPSELLIVGYEWAVNIILEKLRDTLPYSFYWRSSLPLHSTVKARVIGLRDNRCIARVGDVEAELLVDRSECIEDREVVGGVVRPGVKPRETPRIVPGARVIGDYAILIESSEPRVTISEHVRSPEKRALLAAIATSFTEQGYAVHWRSSSQHAEREELEKHLRQLREALAEARKRAEEGPPGVYSEGEAVVLVHLSSADKQKLDEIRDSVVATIPYHHTVKSLQPSLSKVIDYAEKVKALGVDSEKLVRALLELVAEDLASRRRIRILHVKPSGEYIELGKAEIKSVYVEDKSLVIVLERTVKSRGVYDGLGVEKEPGDRIVTEVRTDEWIVKHTYYAPDGTVKGTYININTPPEIAEDAIVYLDLEIDIVKKPGKKPKIVDAEELDKYHEQGIVTTKLKEKALEIARKLAG, encoded by the coding sequence TTGGCAACGCCAGCCAGGAGGATACCTAGGGTAAGGGTTAGGGGTATCTACGCGACAGCCCTGACAAAACTGGTAATCGATATGGGTTTTCAAGTAGTCCAACCATCGAGAATCATAGCTGATAGGTTTAGCCTGCCAATGCTGACACTGCCAGCTGATGTTACGATAAAGGATAGCGACAACAACCCATCAGAACTGCTCATAGTGGGATATGAATGGGCTGTAAATATTATACTCGAGAAGCTAAGGGATACACTCCCATACTCATTCTATTGGCGGAGCAGCCTCCCCCTACACTCCACGGTCAAGGCCAGGGTTATTGGCCTCCGCGACAATCGCTGCATAGCACGCGTCGGTGATGTTGAGGCAGAACTTCTCGTAGATAGGAGCGAGTGTATTGAGGACCGCGAAGTTGTTGGCGGCGTTGTTAGACCCGGCGTAAAGCCGAGAGAAACCCCGAGGATAGTGCCGGGAGCAAGGGTGATAGGAGACTACGCAATACTGATCGAGTCCAGCGAGCCTAGGGTAACGATAAGCGAGCATGTTAGGAGCCCGGAGAAGCGAGCACTACTAGCAGCAATAGCTACGAGCTTTACCGAGCAAGGCTACGCTGTACACTGGCGTAGTAGTAGCCAGCATGCCGAGAGGGAGGAGTTAGAAAAACACCTTAGGCAGCTACGTGAGGCGCTAGCCGAGGCTAGGAAGAGGGCTGAAGAGGGCCCGCCCGGAGTGTATAGCGAAGGAGAAGCCGTGGTACTAGTGCATCTCAGCTCTGCAGACAAACAGAAGCTGGACGAGATAAGGGATAGTGTTGTCGCAACGATTCCCTACCACCATACTGTAAAGAGCTTGCAGCCAAGCCTCTCAAAAGTCATAGACTACGCCGAGAAGGTGAAGGCCCTCGGCGTAGACTCAGAAAAGCTCGTCCGTGCACTGTTAGAACTCGTAGCCGAAGACCTAGCGTCCAGGCGCAGAATTAGAATCCTACATGTTAAGCCCAGCGGCGAATACATAGAGCTTGGAAAGGCAGAGATAAAGTCGGTATATGTTGAAGACAAAAGCCTCGTAATTGTGCTCGAGAGGACTGTAAAGAGTCGAGGAGTCTATGACGGCCTAGGTGTTGAAAAGGAGCCTGGAGACAGGATAGTAACGGAGGTTAGGACGGACGAGTGGATAGTAAAACACACATACTATGCTCCCGATGGCACAGTCAAAGGCACATACATAAACATAAACACACCACCAGAAATAGCCGAGGATGCAATAGTATACCTAGACCTTGAAATCGACATAGTCAAGAAGCCCGGCAAGAAACCAAAAATAGTAGATGCGGAAGAGCTAGATAAGTACCATGAACAAGGCATAGTGACAACCAAGCTGAAGGAAAAGGCCCTCGAAATAGCGAGGAAACTAGCAGGCTAG
- a CDS encoding hydantoinase B/oxoprolinase family protein, with product MLKLDTATVEVIRNASIYIAEEMGVVLRNTALSPNIRDRLDHSCAILDAEGNLVAQAEHIPVHLGSMSVAARNIVEWLERNGVTLDEGDVVVSNDPYIVGTHLNDLMLLKPVYAEGRLLGYVAAKAHHVDIGGGVPGSLSPNAKSLIEEGLVIPPVKLVVRGELRRDILRLLEANVRTPRYLRGDLLAQIAAVNVGERRLRELVDRYGASIVMEAWKRTLDYTERYARNRIRALVEKYGVYGKVFTAEDYLELGSGPARIRVSILFSGGSITVDFAGSNRQVDEPFNAVYGVTVAATTFALKAVIDPEMPMNQGFYRVVNIAAPRGTIVNPEPPAPVGGGNVETSQRIVDVVLRALADAFPDRVPAASCGTMTNVALGGRGWAFYETVGCGSGARPCCDGVDGVHTNMTNTLNTPIEVAEAEYPILFLAYELRPNSGGSGKYRGGLGIIRAFTVLEDGVKLSIIGERVRLRPWGLRGGGKGAPARFIIVRRDGRVELLESKASVELHRGDRVYIATPGGGGYGDSCSRDRELVRRDLEDGKITQWHARRYYCYETE from the coding sequence GTGTTGAAGCTTGACACTGCTACCGTTGAAGTTATTAGGAATGCTTCGATATACATTGCCGAGGAGATGGGTGTTGTGCTGAGGAATACAGCGCTAAGCCCCAACATACGCGACCGTCTAGACCATTCATGCGCCATACTCGACGCTGAAGGCAATCTTGTAGCGCAAGCCGAGCACATACCAGTACATCTCGGCAGCATGTCGGTTGCAGCAAGGAATATCGTCGAGTGGCTCGAACGCAACGGTGTCACACTCGACGAGGGCGATGTAGTAGTCTCCAACGACCCATACATAGTCGGCACACATTTGAACGACTTGATGCTCCTCAAGCCAGTCTACGCTGAAGGCAGGCTACTGGGCTACGTGGCTGCTAAGGCCCACCACGTCGATATCGGGGGAGGTGTACCCGGGAGCCTAAGCCCAAATGCGAAGAGCCTCATAGAAGAGGGGCTTGTCATACCCCCCGTCAAGCTCGTGGTGAGGGGCGAGCTTAGGAGGGATATCCTGCGTCTCCTCGAGGCTAACGTGCGTACCCCACGGTATCTCCGCGGCGACCTCCTTGCCCAGATTGCAGCTGTCAACGTGGGGGAGCGAAGGCTCAGGGAACTAGTAGACCGGTATGGCGCCAGTATCGTGATGGAGGCGTGGAAGAGGACGCTGGACTATACGGAGAGGTATGCAAGGAACCGTATACGAGCCCTTGTAGAGAAATATGGCGTTTATGGCAAGGTGTTTACCGCCGAGGACTACCTGGAGCTGGGGAGCGGTCCCGCGCGGATAAGGGTCTCGATACTGTTTAGTGGTGGCAGCATAACCGTGGATTTTGCTGGCTCGAACCGCCAAGTTGATGAACCGTTTAACGCAGTATATGGGGTAACTGTTGCAGCTACAACGTTCGCACTGAAGGCCGTTATTGACCCGGAAATGCCTATGAATCAAGGGTTTTACCGTGTTGTAAACATAGCTGCGCCTAGGGGGACTATAGTTAACCCGGAGCCGCCAGCGCCGGTTGGAGGTGGCAATGTTGAGACCTCGCAGAGGATTGTAGATGTTGTGTTGAGGGCTCTCGCGGATGCTTTCCCGGACCGGGTGCCCGCGGCAAGCTGTGGCACCATGACTAACGTGGCTCTCGGTGGTAGGGGATGGGCTTTCTACGAGACTGTGGGATGCGGTAGCGGCGCTAGACCATGCTGCGATGGAGTTGACGGCGTACACACCAACATGACTAACACTCTTAACACACCGATAGAGGTTGCTGAGGCTGAGTACCCGATACTCTTCCTAGCTTACGAGCTTCGCCCCAACTCAGGCGGATCCGGCAAGTATAGGGGCGGCCTTGGGATTATACGGGCATTTACAGTGCTCGAGGACGGTGTTAAGCTTAGCATCATAGGTGAACGTGTTAGGCTTAGGCCTTGGGGGCTTCGGGGCGGAGGCAAAGGCGCCCCCGCGAGGTTTATCATTGTACGGCGTGATGGACGTGTAGAGCTGTTGGAGTCTAAGGCTAGTGTTGAGCTGCATAGAGGCGATCGTGTCTACATAGCTACGCCAGGCGGAGGCGGCTATGGCGACTCTTGCAGCCGTGACCGCGAGCTAGTTAGGCGTGATCTCGAGGACGGCAAGATAACCCAGTGGCACGCCAGGAGGTACTATTGCTACGAGACTGAGTAG
- a CDS encoding indolepyruvate oxidoreductase subunit beta — protein MNQAPKTLNIVIVGVGGQGLLTLSTIIANAALSRGLPALVSETHGLSQRGGTVIVHVRLGEADAPLIPEGAGDVLLSMELIEAIRYLPYLSRNGVAVVNDYMIPPPLPKVEVPTRDEILDELRERSRKLIVVPATEIALKLGDVRVANMALLGAALEAGVFQGTIGFDDIEKAIRRAFPRAAEINIRALHEGAKAAKTL, from the coding sequence ATGAATCAAGCCCCAAAGACACTGAACATCGTTATTGTAGGGGTTGGAGGCCAGGGTCTGCTAACTCTATCTACGATAATAGCTAACGCAGCTCTAAGCAGGGGCCTACCAGCACTAGTCTCTGAAACTCACGGCCTTAGCCAGAGAGGTGGCACAGTAATAGTACACGTACGCCTAGGCGAAGCTGACGCACCCCTCATACCGGAGGGTGCTGGAGATGTACTGCTAAGCATGGAACTCATAGAAGCTATCCGCTACCTACCCTACCTCTCCAGGAATGGCGTGGCAGTAGTCAACGACTATATGATACCGCCACCGCTCCCCAAAGTAGAGGTTCCAACGAGAGACGAAATCCTAGACGAGCTTCGTGAGAGAAGCCGTAAACTCATAGTGGTACCTGCAACCGAGATAGCGCTGAAGCTTGGAGATGTAAGAGTAGCCAACATGGCTCTCCTCGGTGCAGCCCTAGAAGCAGGGGTCTTCCAGGGCACCATAGGCTTCGACGACATTGAGAAAGCTATAAGACGAGCATTTCCACGAGCAGCCGAGATAAACATTAGAGCCCTACACGAAGGCGCTAAGGCAGCCAAAACACTGTAA
- a CDS encoding UPF0147 family protein: MAAPAYDNEAKIRQAIMILMRIINDTAVPRNIRRAATEAIKQLRDESLSPGVRAANAISILDEISQDPNMPVYARTLIWNVITLLETVRD; this comes from the coding sequence GTGGCCGCACCAGCCTATGACAACGAGGCAAAGATAAGACAAGCAATAATGATACTCATGAGGATAATCAATGATACCGCTGTACCGAGAAACATACGGCGTGCAGCAACAGAGGCCATAAAACAGCTTAGAGACGAGAGCTTAAGCCCGGGCGTAAGAGCTGCCAACGCGATAAGCATCCTAGACGAGATAAGCCAGGATCCAAACATGCCAGTCTATGCCAGGACACTCATATGGAACGTAATAACCCTACTCGAAACAGTAAGGGACTAA
- a CDS encoding aconitase X swivel domain-containing protein: MQGIRLLLRGLVEGRACAPLLIVDRSISFYGEVDPDTGVLKGVGSIAGKILVFRGSRGSTVGPYIMYALRRKGLAPAGLIVPKAEPMLVAGAVLAEIPLAEGITEEDMSRLQAGTKAMLEVKPPQAILSAPAQC, translated from the coding sequence TTGCAGGGTATACGGCTGCTCCTCCGAGGCCTCGTAGAGGGTAGAGCTTGTGCCCCTCTCCTCATAGTTGATAGGAGTATATCGTTTTACGGCGAGGTAGACCCCGATACAGGGGTATTGAAGGGTGTCGGTAGTATAGCTGGCAAAATACTGGTCTTCCGGGGCTCAAGGGGAAGTACAGTAGGTCCATACATCATGTATGCCCTCCGGCGGAAGGGGCTAGCACCGGCAGGCCTCATTGTACCCAAGGCTGAGCCCATGCTGGTAGCTGGCGCCGTACTCGCAGAAATCCCGCTAGCTGAAGGCATAACCGAGGAGGACATGTCAAGACTTCAAGCTGGTACGAAGGCGATGTTAGAGGTTAAACCACCCCAAGCTATTCTCTCCGCTCCCGCCCAGTGCTAG